CCTGAACAGCGCCGGGGGCCGGGTCAGCAAGGCCGCCCGCGTCGAATACGACGACCAGGCCAACACCGCCCGCTTGATCGGCACGCCGGACCAGCCTGCCGAGAGCATCCAGGGCGGCGACGTGCTGCGCGCCCAGGAGCTGCTCTACGACCTCGACCGCAACGAGGTGGTGGCCCGCGCGGGCGAGGGCGGAACCATCACGGGTGAGTTTCAGGACGGGGAAGAGGGGAATCCTTCCACCTCGCCCACGCCCCCGACGACCCCGCCGCCGGGTGAGGCGCCGCCCCCGGTCAACCCGCCGCCAGAAACGCCGCCCTCCGCGCCCTGAACCTCGTCCCCGCTCCAGCAGCGGGGTTATCGCTGCCGCCCGGCGACCTCCTGCCACAGCTGCCGCACCGCGTCCACGACGGCTCCCGGCTCCTCCAGATGGACATAATGGTCCGGGTGCTCCACCCAGACGGCGCGGCTGCGGGTGGACGCGGCGAGCCATTCGAGATGCCGGGCGCGCCGGGCACGAAAGCGGGCGCTGAGCTGCTCCTGGGTCCGGCCCGGGGCCTCGGCGGGGGTGGGCGGCCGTGCAGGCGCAAGCAGCACCAGCGGCAGGCTCCCGAAGCTGCCCGGCGCCAGCTCGTCCGGTCCAAAAGGCGTCAGCGCCAGGGGTTCCAGCAGGGGTACGGGGGGCGGCGCGGAAAGGGGCGGCGGGGTCGGGTCCAGCAGCGCCAGACCGCCCACCCGCCCCGGACGGCGCCGCGCGTAGGTTGAGGCGAGCATGCCCCCCAGCGAGTGGCCGACCAGGACCGGTGGAAGGGGGCTGCGGAGCGCCTGAATCACGGCGTCCAGTTCCCCGTACAGGTCCGCCCAGGTCCGGTCATGGGCGGGCGCGGGGCTGGCGGCCACCCCAGCGCGGTCATAGCTCACCACCCGCGTCCAGGCCGAGAGGTCGGGGGCGATTCCCGGCTGCGGACTGCCAGGCACACCTCGCCAGTGGGGCAACGCCTCCTCCGGCAGGGGGAACGTCCACCACCAAGAGGCCGGGTCGCCCAGACCGGACAGCAGGACCAGGGCGGGGTCTCCCTGGCCCGCCCCGGTGACGGACACGGGCAGCCCGCCGTGGAGAACGCTGAAAGAACGGCTCAAGGGGAGACGGCCGCCTTGCTCAGCCCTGGCCCGATTCCGCCAGCCGCTGCCCTGTCTCGCGCAGCACGTCAGCGCTGGCCTCCAGGGCCGCCTGTTCCTCGGCGGTCAGGCTAGGCGCCAGGGTGGCCTCCACGCCCCGCCCGCCCACGATGCGCGGCAGGCTGAGGCAGACGCCGTAGTCGGCAGTGGGCGCGCTGATGGTGAGAACGGCGCGGCGGTCACCCAGAATCGCTTCGGTGATGCGGGCCAGCGCCGCGCCGATGCCGTAGTAGGTCGCGCGCTTGCCCTGGATGATCTCGGCGGCGGCGTCGCGGGTGCCGGCGTCGATCTCGCCGCGTACCGCGTCCGACCACTCCAGGCCGCGCGCCGCCATGAACTCGGCCACCGGCAGGCCCGCCACGCTGGCGGTGCTCCAGGCCAGGACCTCGCTGTCGCCGTGCTCGCCCAGCACGTAGCCGTGGACATGGGTGGCGTCCACACCCGCGCGCTCCGCGATCAGGTGCCGGAAGCGCGCCGAGTCCAGCACCGTGCCCGACCCCAGCACCGGCTGCCCCGGCGCGAGCTGGCCCGCCAGTTCGGTCAGGATGTCCACCGGGTTGGTGGCGATCAGCAGCACGGCGTCCGGCGCGTGCCGGGCCACCTGCGGAATCACCTCGCGGAAGATCGCAGCATTCTTGTCCAGCAGGTCCAACCGGCTCTCGCCGGGCTGCTGGTTGGCCCCGGCGGCGACGATGACCACCCGGCACTCCGCCAGGGCCGCGTACCCGCCGCTGCCCACCCGGGTACCGTGGCTGACTGGCGCGGCGTGCGCGATGTCCTGGGCTTCCGCGCGGGCGCGGGCCTCGTCCTTGTCCACCAGCACCAGGTCGCTGCACGAGCCGCGCAGCGTCAAGGCGTAGGCGGCGGTCGCCCCGACCAGCCCGGCCCCGAGAACCCCGACCTTCACCGCGTGGCCTCGCCGGGCAGGCGCACGGTCAGCACCGGCAGCGGGCTGCGCGCGACCAGTTTCTCGGCGCTGCTGCCCACGAAGAAGTGCTCGATGGCCCCGCGCGAGTGGGTGCCCACCACGATCAGGTCGGCCTCCCAGCGCGCGGCGGCGTCCAGCAGACCCGTCACCGGGTCGCCCACCAGCAGCTCGCTTTCCTCGCCCTCCTGCACCAGCCGCGCCAGGCGGCTCGCGTCGGCGTCCTCCAGGGTGTGCAGCAGCGAGGGGTCCAGGCTGGCCGGGGTCAGGCCGCCCATCAGGTCGGGCGTGGCGGTCACCCGCGCGTCGGTCACGTGGACCAGCCGCCGCCGCGCGCCGGGAAAGCGGGTGCGGGCCAGCTCCAGGGCGTGGTCGGCGGTGGCGGAAAAGTCGGTGCCGATCAGGATCCGCTGAAAGGAAGAACCCTCTGGGGCCGCGTCTGTCCCGGAAGCCTCGCCTCTGGCCGCCGTAAAAATCAGGGGGTCGGTCATGCGCCGAACGTACACCCGCCCCCTCCGCCGCGCCTGATTTGTGAAGGGCAGATGAAGACCGCAGGCGCCCGGCTGGCGCAGACTGCCCCATGCGACTGCGGAGTCTGGGGGCGGCGCTGACGGTGACGGGCAGCGCCCACCTGCTGAGCGTGGACGGCGGCGTGGCGGGCGCGCAGGTGCTGTTCGACTGCGGCCTCTTTCAGGGCGAGGCCGAGCTGGAGGCGCGCAACCGCGAGGCCTTTCCCTTCGACCCCGCCGAGCTGGCGGCGGTGGTCCTGACCCACGCGCATCTCGACCACGTCGGGCGGCTGCCGCTGCTGGTGCGCCGGGGTTACCGGGGGCCGGTGTACTGCACCGCGCCGACGGCGGCGCTGGCCGAGACGGTGTTGCTCGACTCGGCCCGCTTGCAGGTGGAGGGCTACCGCCACGCCCTGCGCCGCGCCCGCCGCGAGGGCCGCGAAGGCGAGGTGCCTGAGCCGCTCTACGACGAGGCGGACGTTCACCGCACCCTCGACCTGCTGCGGCCCACCCTGCGCTTCGGGGACACGGCGCGGGTGGGGCCGCTGCGGGTCACGCCGGGGCGGGCCGGGCACATCCTGGGCAGCGCCTCCCTGCTGGTCGAGCACGCGGGGGAGCGGCTGCTCCTCTCGGGCGACCTGGGCAACCGAGGGAGCGGCCTGCAACTCGATTTCGAGCCGCCGCCCCCCGCCGACGCGGTGGTGCTGGAAGCCACCTACGCGGGCCGCACCCACCGCGCCTGGCCCGGCACCCGCGCCGAGTTCGCGGACGTGCTGCGGGACAGCGTCCGGGCAGGCGGCAAGATCCTGATTCCGACCTTCGCGCTGGAGCGCGCCCAGCTCATCCTCGCGACCCTGCGCGACCTGATGGAGTCCGGCGAGGTCCCGCGCATCCCGGTCTTTCTGGATTCTCCGATGGCGGCCCGCGCCACCCGCGCCTATTTCGAGTACGGCGCGGAACTCGTGCCGCCCGTCCGCGAGGCGCTGGCGCGCGGTGAGGACCCCTTCCGGCCCTCCACGCTGCACGTCGTGCCCACCGGCGCCGAGTCGCGGCGGCTGCACCGCTACGACGGCCCCGCGATCATCCTGGCCGGCAACGGCATGATGACCGGCGGTCGCATTGGGCACCACCTGCGCTGCCACCTCGGAAAGTCCAGCACCCGCCTGGTGATCGTGAGTTACCAGTCGCCCGGCAGCCTGGGGGGCCGCATCCTCGCGGGCGCGCCGCGGGTGCAGATCATGGGCGAGGAGGTCGAGGTCCGCGCCCGGGTCCACACCATCGGTGGCTTTTCAGCCCACGCCGACCAGGACGACCTGCTGGCCTTTCTCGCCTCCACCGGCACCCCGCGCGTGTGGCTGGTCCACGGCGAGGTGGAGGTGATGGAGGGCTTTTTGCCGGTGCTCGCGGCGCGCGGCCTGACCGCCAACCTGATGCCCGACCACCACCCGGTCGATCCCCTCACGACGACTTTTCCGGGGGGCCGTCCGCCGGGGCTGCGGGATGGGGACAGGCCAGTGCGTGTACGGGACGAATAATTGAAACAGCGGCGATGGCCCCGAAAGTAGATCTACAAGTTGCCTCGACCGATGCCGACGGGCCTAAAGAAGGACATCGAGCCGCTCCACGACTGACCGCACATCCCCATTTCCACGCCAGCTAAAGTGGAAACGGACCTCTGAAAGCGGAAGGCTTTCTACTTCGCCTTGAGGCACGCCATCTTGATCCACCCGCCAGATATCCACATGATCAAAGGGCCTGGAGTGGGTGGAGAAACCGACAAAAATCAATGTGGTATCGCCGGACGAGCTACCGGGGACCACTTCTATCCAGTCGAGGTTCGCGTATGAGCTTTTCAGGCGGGAGAGAGGTGGTAAGTCAATGGCCTGCGGTGGATCAGGTAGGCCCCAGCGAATCGTGTTCTCGACAATATTGCGGTAGAGGGCTTCCTGAATCGAACCCCAGTCGTCGTAGCTGTCGGGTTCACGCCAGGGGATGTGGCTGCGCTCCATGACAGGAATCAACGCTATCAGGCTCTCACGAAAGAGATTCATCAATTCTGTGACTGTCGTGTGCCAGCGTTCCTTCACAAGTCTCCTAACTGATTTTTCGCGATCTACTCGGCCTTGGCCTTCAGGTTGGGCTCGAGGGTTCCCGTTTATTCTCTGTTGCTGGTGGACTGCGCTGTCAGCCGCAGCAGCTCGGCATACACCCGGGCCGTAACTGCCGCGTCTTCCAGCGCGTCGTGCGCCCGGTACGCGAATCCGAAGTGCCCGGCAAGCCGGTCGAGGCCGGTGCCCACCTTGCGCGGCAGCAGCCCCGCGTGAATCAGGAACTGGGCGCTGAGCTTGGTGTCCACCCGCCCGCGGCGAAAGAGGGTGGACAGGTCGGGCAGCAGCGGGCGCAGAAAACCGGTGTCGAAACTCAGGTTGTGCCCGCCCAGCATCACCCGGCCCGCCTCCCGGGCGTAGGCGCGGATCGCGTCAGCCACCTCCTCCGGGGGCTGGGCGGCGGCGTCGTGCGCGGCGAGGTCGATGCCGTTGACCGCCATCGCGTCGGGTTCCACGTCGTACTGCGCGTGGCGCAGCCGCAGGTGCAGCGGCCGGGTGACCTCGCCCGCCGGGGTCAGGGTGACCAGGCCGACGGTGAGCAGCGGGTGGTGGGCCGGGTCGCGCCCACCCGTCTCGGTGTCCACGAACACGACCGGCTGGTGCAGCGCGGGCAGGGAAGAGGTGGAGGGGTCGGGCATGCTCTAGCCTGGCACGCCCACCTGCCGGGGGCGGGCGCACTTTTCACGTTCTGCCTTTACCCTGGGGACCGATGAAACGCCTCCTGTGCCTGGCCCTGCTGCCCCTTTCCCTCGCCGCCTGCGGACAGAGCGGCATCGAGGGCCTGAAGACCTTCGAGTACCAGGGGGGCGACCACCGCACCGGCTCGCTGGTCTACGCCGAGACCCCCCCGGCGGGCGGCGCCCACAACGCGAGCTGGCAAAACTGCGGCGTGTACGACCAGCCGCTTTACAACGAGTACGCCGTCCACAGCCTGGAACACGGCGCCGTGTGGGTCACCTACCGTCCCGACCTGCCGCAACAGGAGGTGGCGGCCTTGAAAACCCTGGTCGATGGCCGCCCCTACACCCTGCTCAGCCCCTACGAGGGCCTGCCCAGCCCGGTCATGATCAGCGCCTGGAACGCCCAGCTGCCGGTCGAGAGCGCCTCCGACGAGCGCCTGGGGGTCTTTCTCGACAGGTACGAGCAGGGGCCGACCGCCCCCGAGCGCGGCGCGGCCTGCTCCGGCGGATACGGGGGCACGCGCTGAGGCTCAGGCGGGTTCTTCCCCCGTCGCCACTGGCCGCGCCTCGTCGCTGACCCAGTCGCTCCACGACCCGGCGTACAGGCGGTTGTCCGGCCCCAGCGGCACCCCCGCCAGCTCGCGCGCCAGCAGGTTCGGGGTGGCCGAGATGCCGCTGCCGCAGTAGGTGATCGTCGGGGCGTCTCCGGCGCGGAGCCGCGCGGCCTGCGCCTCGGCGCCGCGCCAGTGGCCGCGTTCGTCGAGCGCCCCGGCCCACTCACGGTTCACGGCGCCGGGAATATGCCCGGCCTTGCGGTCGAGCGGCTCCACGTCGCCCCGGTAGCGGGCCGGGGCGCGGGCGTCGATCAGGAGGGTGCCTGCCGCCCGGCGCTGCACGTCCTCGGCAGTGGCGACCATGTCAGGCTGCACATCGGGCGTGAAGGTCGTGGGCGCGTGGTCGGGTTCCTGGGTGCTGGGCCGCCCGCCCGCTGCCAGGAAGGCGGGCCAGCCGCCGTCAAGCACGTAGACCTCACGGTGCCCCAGCCAGCGCAGCAGCCACCACGCCCGCGCGGCGTAAAAGCCCTGCCCCGTGCTGGGATCGTCGTAGGCGACGACCACATGGGCATTGCCGATGCCCACGCCCCCCAGCCACCTTGCCAGCGCCGCCGGGTCGGGCAGCGGGTGGCGCCCGCCCGCCCCGCCCGGGCGCACCGGGCCGCTCAGATCGGTTTCCAGGTCGGCGTAGACCGCGCCGGGCACGTGGCCTGCCAGGTAGGCCAGACGGCCCACCAGCGGGTCGGTCAGGGCGTAGCGGCAGTCCAGCACCCGGACCCGGGGGTCCGTCAGGTGCTCGGCCAGCCAGGCGGCAGATTTGAGCGGAGCGCCGGGGGAGGTCATGCCCTCAGGCTACCGCCTTGGGAAGGGCGACAAAAAAGCCGCCTCCTCGGGCGGTGGTCCGGAGAAGGAGAGGCGTCCCCATGGTGTTCAGCGCGGCCTTCAGCCCTGCCCGGAGGTCAGCCCATAGCCGCTCGGGTGGCGGGACAGGACGTTCCGCGTGACCCTTGCGGCCGCCCGGGCGAACGGGCCACCCGCCGAGGCCGGTGGGGCGACCAG
The sequence above is a segment of the Deinococcus budaensis genome. Coding sequences within it:
- a CDS encoding sulfurtransferase, coding for MTSPGAPLKSAAWLAEHLTDPRVRVLDCRYALTDPLVGRLAYLAGHVPGAVYADLETDLSGPVRPGGAGGRHPLPDPAALARWLGGVGIGNAHVVVAYDDPSTGQGFYAARAWWLLRWLGHREVYVLDGGWPAFLAAGGRPSTQEPDHAPTTFTPDVQPDMVATAEDVQRRAAGTLLIDARAPARYRGDVEPLDRKAGHIPGAVNREWAGALDERGHWRGAEAQAARLRAGDAPTITYCGSGISATPNLLARELAGVPLGPDNRLYAGSWSDWVSDEARPVATGEEPA
- a CDS encoding alpha/beta fold hydrolase, which gives rise to MSRSFSVLHGGLPVSVTGAGQGDPALVLLSGLGDPASWWWTFPLPEEALPHWRGVPGSPQPGIAPDLSAWTRVVSYDRAGVAASPAPAHDRTWADLYGELDAVIQALRSPLPPVLVGHSLGGMLASTYARRRPGRVGGLALLDPTPPPLSAPPPVPLLEPLALTPFGPDELAPGSFGSLPLVLLAPARPPTPAEAPGRTQEQLSARFRARRARHLEWLAASTRSRAVWVEHPDHYVHLEEPGAVVDAVRQLWQEVAGRQR
- a CDS encoding universal stress protein codes for the protein MTDPLIFTAARGEASGTDAAPEGSSFQRILIGTDFSATADHALELARTRFPGARRRLVHVTDARVTATPDLMGGLTPASLDPSLLHTLEDADASRLARLVQEGEESELLVGDPVTGLLDAAARWEADLIVVGTHSRGAIEHFFVGSSAEKLVARSPLPVLTVRLPGEATR
- a CDS encoding L-lactate dehydrogenase, which codes for MKVGVLGAGLVGATAAYALTLRGSCSDLVLVDKDEARARAEAQDIAHAAPVSHGTRVGSGGYAALAECRVVIVAAGANQQPGESRLDLLDKNAAIFREVIPQVARHAPDAVLLIATNPVDILTELAGQLAPGQPVLGSGTVLDSARFRHLIAERAGVDATHVHGYVLGEHGDSEVLAWSTASVAGLPVAEFMAARGLEWSDAVRGEIDAGTRDAAAEIIQGKRATYYGIGAALARITEAILGDRRAVLTISAPTADYGVCLSLPRIVGGRGVEATLAPSLTAEEQAALEASADVLRETGQRLAESGQG
- a CDS encoding MBL fold metallo-hydrolase RNA specificity domain-containing protein, producing the protein MRLRSLGAALTVTGSAHLLSVDGGVAGAQVLFDCGLFQGEAELEARNREAFPFDPAELAAVVLTHAHLDHVGRLPLLVRRGYRGPVYCTAPTAALAETVLLDSARLQVEGYRHALRRARREGREGEVPEPLYDEADVHRTLDLLRPTLRFGDTARVGPLRVTPGRAGHILGSASLLVEHAGERLLLSGDLGNRGSGLQLDFEPPPPADAVVLEATYAGRTHRAWPGTRAEFADVLRDSVRAGGKILIPTFALERAQLILATLRDLMESGEVPRIPVFLDSPMAARATRAYFEYGAELVPPVREALARGEDPFRPSTLHVVPTGAESRRLHRYDGPAIILAGNGMMTGGRIGHHLRCHLGKSSTRLVIVSYQSPGSLGGRILAGAPRVQIMGEEVEVRARVHTIGGFSAHADQDDLLAFLASTGTPRVWLVHGEVEVMEGFLPVLAARGLTANLMPDHHPVDPLTTTFPGGRPPGLRDGDRPVRVRDE
- a CDS encoding DUF3105 domain-containing protein, whose protein sequence is MKRLLCLALLPLSLAACGQSGIEGLKTFEYQGGDHRTGSLVYAETPPAGGAHNASWQNCGVYDQPLYNEYAVHSLEHGAVWVTYRPDLPQQEVAALKTLVDGRPYTLLSPYEGLPSPVMISAWNAQLPVESASDERLGVFLDRYEQGPTAPERGAACSGGYGGTR
- a CDS encoding 3'-5' exonuclease is translated as MPDPSTSSLPALHQPVVFVDTETGGRDPAHHPLLTVGLVTLTPAGEVTRPLHLRLRHAQYDVEPDAMAVNGIDLAAHDAAAQPPEEVADAIRAYAREAGRVMLGGHNLSFDTGFLRPLLPDLSTLFRRGRVDTKLSAQFLIHAGLLPRKVGTGLDRLAGHFGFAYRAHDALEDAAVTARVYAELLRLTAQSTSNRE